In one window of Fulvia fulva chromosome 5, complete sequence DNA:
- a CDS encoding Decarboxylase NovR has protein sequence MAPSATVTLSEPKSNASVGALGRTKDGRPLKIRSYPKFISLEEERLYRKQHLAAAYRVFADRGYDEGVAGHISVRDPILTDHFWLNPLSMHFSQISVSDLILVNEEGEVVIGDEPINAAAFAIHSEIHKARPDVHAACHAHSVYGKAFSVFGRELDMITQDSLRFYKDHAVYPQFGGVVLDREEGRRIAEHLGGGKAIILQNHGLLTVGETVDAAAFWFVSLDKTCHAQLLVDAAAQGSGHKKTFIHDEEARDSYDQVGKPEKGWLAFQPYYDDILAKTNGSFLK, from the exons ATGGCCCCATCAGCAACCGTCACACTCTCAGAGCCCAAATCCAACGCCAGCGTCGGCGCCCTCGGCCGCACAAAAGATGGCAGACCCCTCAAGATCCGCTCCTACCCCAAATTCATCTCCCTAGAAGAAGAGCGGCTGTACAGAAAACAACACCTTGCAGCCGCATACCGCGTCTTCGCCGATCGAGGGTATGACGAAGGCGTCGCTGGCCACATTTCCGTCCGCGACCCCATCTTGACCGATCACTTCTGGCTCAACCCGCTGAGTATGCACTTCTCCCAAATCAGCGTGAGCGACCTCATCCTCGTCAACGAAGAAGGCGAAGTCGTCATTGGCGATGAGCCCATCAACGCCGCTGCGTTCGCGATCCATTCGGAGATCCATAAGGCGAGGCCGGACGTCCATGCGGCGTGTCATGCGCATAGTGTGTATGGGAAGGCTTTCTCGGTTTTTGGGCGGGAGCTGGATATGATTACGCAGGATAGTCTGCGATTCTATAAGGATCACGCGGTGTATCCGCAGTTTGGGGGCGTGGTGTTGGATCGGGAGGAGGGGAGGAGGATTGCGGAGCATTTGGGGGGTGGGAAGGCGATCATTTTGCAGAATCATGGGTTGTTGACGGTGGGGGAGACGGTGGATGCGGCGGCTTTTTGGTTTGTTAGTTTGGATAAG ACTTGCCATGCTCAGTTGCTTGTTGATGCTGCGGCTCAAGGCAGTGGGCATAAGAAGACTTTCATCCATGATGAGGAGGCTAGAGATAGCTATGATCAGGTTGGCAAGCCGGAGAAGGGCTGGCTTGCGTTTCAGCCGTATTATGATGATATTCTGGCGAAGACTAATGGTAGCTTCCTCAAATAG